The proteins below are encoded in one region of Mycobacterium pseudokansasii:
- a CDS encoding glycerophosphodiester phosphodiesterase gives MEFFRSTGPIAMAHRGFTSFRLPKNSMAAFHEAVKLGFRYLETDVRATRDGVAVILHDRRLPLASGVSGAIDQLSWRQASAADLGSGEPIPTLEELLVTFPDARVNIDIKAESAIEPTVEVIERLKVHDRVLIASFSDRRRQRAVRLLTQRVASAAGTGAFMAFMAARSAGRRAYAQRMLRDSDCVQLPPRLGGVPVITPALLRAMHASGRQVHAWTIDDPAAMHALLDIGVDGIITDRADLLREVLTSRGQW, from the coding sequence GTGGAGTTCTTTCGCAGCACCGGACCAATTGCCATGGCGCACCGCGGGTTCACCTCGTTCAGGCTGCCCAAGAACAGCATGGCGGCCTTTCACGAGGCAGTGAAACTCGGGTTCCGTTACCTCGAGACAGACGTTCGCGCCACCCGGGACGGCGTCGCGGTGATCCTGCATGACCGCCGGCTCCCGCTCGCGTCCGGAGTCTCGGGTGCGATCGACCAGCTGTCCTGGCGACAGGCCAGTGCGGCGGATCTGGGCTCCGGAGAACCGATTCCGACGCTCGAAGAACTACTTGTCACGTTCCCGGACGCGCGGGTCAATATCGACATCAAAGCCGAGTCGGCCATCGAACCGACCGTCGAGGTCATCGAGCGGTTGAAGGTGCACGACCGGGTGCTGATCGCGTCGTTTTCCGACCGGCGTCGCCAGCGGGCCGTACGTCTGCTCACCCAGCGGGTTGCCAGTGCGGCGGGTACGGGTGCGTTCATGGCGTTCATGGCGGCCCGGTCGGCGGGCCGGCGGGCGTATGCGCAGCGGATGCTGCGCGACAGCGACTGCGTGCAGTTGCCACCGCGGCTGGGCGGCGTGCCGGTGATCACGCCGGCGTTGTTGCGGGCAATGCATGCTTCCGGACGTCAGGTGCATGCCTGGACGATCGACGACCCCGCGGCCATGCATGCGCTTCTCGACATCGGCGTGGACGGCATCATCACCGATCGCGCGGACCTGCTCCGTGAGGTGCTTACGTCGCGGGGACAGTGGTAG
- a CDS encoding GNAT family N-acetyltransferase yields the protein MTEPTVTNATENKRYEISADGVRAGLTAYVDTGGQRIFYHTEVDEKFSGRGLANQLIAAALADTRASGRRIVAICPFVAAYVDKHNDYDDILDPITPQAHAAVRARA from the coding sequence ATGACCGAACCGACCGTCACCAACGCCACCGAAAACAAGCGTTACGAGATCAGCGCCGACGGCGTGCGAGCCGGGCTGACCGCCTATGTCGACACCGGCGGCCAGCGCATCTTCTACCACACCGAAGTCGATGAGAAGTTCTCCGGCCGTGGCCTGGCCAACCAACTCATCGCCGCGGCGCTGGCCGATACCCGCGCGTCGGGAAGGCGCATCGTGGCGATCTGCCCGTTCGTCGCGGCCTACGTCGACAAACACAACGACTACGACGACATCCTCGACCCGATCACTCCGCAGGCGCACGCAGCAGTGCGAGCTCGGGCTTGA
- a CDS encoding alpha-(1->3)-arabinofuranosyltransferase — MTPLSRRWLLLVGAVSLTLTFAQSPRRVSPDTKLDLTANPLRFLARATNLWNSELPFGQSQNQAYGYLFPHGTFFLAGHLLGIPGWITQRLWWAVLLTVGFWGLLRVAEALGIGSPASRVIGAAAFALSPRVLTTLGSISSETLPMMLAPWVLLPTILALQGSDPKGTSGRSVRTLAAQAGVAVALMGAVNAIATLAGCLPAVIWLACHRPNRLWWRYTAWWLVALVLATLWWVVALSQLRGVSPPFLDFIESSGVTTQWSSLVEVLRGTDSWTPFVAPDATAGAPLVTGSVAILGTCLVAAGGLAGLASPAMPARGRLVTMLLVGVVLLAVGYSGGLGSPLAHQVQVFLDAGGTPLRNVHKLGPVIRLPLVLGIAELLGRIPLPGSAPRSEWLRAVAHPERDKRIAVGVVVLTALAVSTSLAWTGRLTPSGTFGAIPRYWQEAADWLNAHNTGTPTPGRVLVVPGAPFATQVWGTSHDEPLQVLGSSPWGVRDSIPLNPPQTIRALDSVQRLFAAGRPSAGLADTLARQGISYLVLRNDLDPETSRSARPILVHRAIAGSPGLAKVAEFGAPVGPGSLAGFVNDSGLRPRYPALEIYRVIHRSGGSVAAPYFVDTDGLLRVDGGPEVLLRLDERRRLSGQPGLGPVLMTADAHAAGLPAPLVTVTDTPVARETDYGRVDQHSSAIRAPGDARHTYNRVPDYPVPGADLVYGGWTGGRVTVSSSSADSTAMPDVAPATSAAAAIDGDSATAWVSNALQAAVGQWLQVDFDHPVANAVITLTPSATAVGAQIRRILVETVTGSTTLRFDEPGKPLTAALPYGETPWVRVTAAATDDGSAGVQFGITDLAITQYDASGFAQPVQLHHTVSVPGPPADSTIARWDLGSELLGRPGCAPAPETVRCAASMALAPEEPVNFSRTLTVPRPTAVTPTVWVRPRQGPKLADLIAEPDTTRAHGDSDVLDVLGSAYAATDGDPATAWTAPQRVVQYKSPPTLTLSLPRSTEVAGLRLLPSRSALPAHPTMVAVDLGDGPQVRAVDGDGEPQTLSLHPGVTDTVTISLLDWEDIIDRNALGFDQLKPPGLAEVTALGADLRPIAPADAVQNRSREITVDCEHGPVIAVAGRFVHTSIRTTVGALLDGEPVAALPCEREPISLPPGRQELLISPGAEFVVDGAQLTAPEAAELPSTATVPASTGVWGPGRREVRAPASATSRVLVIPESINPGWVARTSSGARLTAVVVNGWQQGWVVPAGDPGTIILTFAPNSVYRSGLALGLTLLPVLALLALWRRRGQDLGHAAVRPWIPGPLAAVAVLAAGAAIAGVAGVAVVGAAYGLRYALRDRERLLDWVTTGLSAGGLILAGSVLSRHPWRSVDGYAGHSASVQLLALISLAVLAASASIPATGGSPGLDPEQET, encoded by the coding sequence GTGACGCCCCTGTCCCGCCGGTGGTTGCTATTGGTCGGGGCGGTGTCGCTGACGCTGACGTTCGCTCAATCCCCCCGTCGCGTCTCCCCCGACACCAAACTCGATCTCACCGCCAACCCGCTGCGGTTCCTGGCGCGCGCGACGAACCTGTGGAACAGCGAGCTGCCGTTCGGCCAGTCCCAGAACCAGGCTTATGGCTACCTGTTTCCGCACGGGACGTTCTTCCTGGCCGGCCATCTGCTGGGCATCCCGGGGTGGATCACCCAACGGCTGTGGTGGGCGGTGCTGCTCACGGTCGGCTTCTGGGGGCTGCTGCGGGTTGCCGAGGCGCTGGGCATCGGTAGCCCCGCATCGCGGGTGATCGGGGCGGCGGCGTTTGCGCTGTCGCCTCGGGTGCTGACCACGCTGGGGTCGATCTCGTCGGAAACCCTGCCGATGATGCTGGCGCCCTGGGTGCTGCTGCCGACGATTCTGGCCCTGCAGGGAAGCGACCCGAAGGGCACGTCGGGCCGATCGGTACGGACGTTGGCGGCACAGGCCGGTGTGGCGGTCGCGCTGATGGGCGCGGTGAACGCCATCGCAACGCTGGCCGGTTGTCTGCCCGCGGTGATCTGGCTGGCCTGTCACCGGCCCAACCGACTGTGGTGGCGCTATACCGCATGGTGGCTGGTGGCGCTGGTGTTGGCAACGCTGTGGTGGGTGGTGGCGCTCAGTCAGCTGCGCGGGGTCAGTCCGCCGTTCCTGGATTTCATCGAATCCTCCGGCGTGACGACGCAGTGGTCGTCGCTGGTGGAGGTGTTGCGCGGCACCGACAGCTGGACGCCATTCGTGGCGCCCGACGCGACCGCCGGAGCGCCGCTGGTGACCGGGTCGGTCGCGATCCTGGGTACGTGTCTGGTGGCGGCGGGTGGGCTGGCCGGACTGGCCAGCCCGGCGATGCCGGCCCGCGGACGGTTGGTGACGATGCTGTTGGTCGGGGTGGTGCTGCTGGCCGTGGGCTACAGCGGTGGGCTCGGTTCGCCGCTGGCCCACCAGGTGCAGGTGTTTCTGGACGCGGGCGGCACTCCGCTGCGCAACGTGCACAAGCTGGGGCCGGTGATCCGGCTGCCGCTGGTGTTGGGCATCGCCGAGTTGCTGGGCCGGATACCGCTACCCGGCAGCGCACCCAGGTCGGAGTGGCTTCGCGCGGTCGCGCACCCCGAGCGCGACAAGCGGATCGCGGTGGGAGTCGTCGTGCTGACCGCGCTGGCGGTCAGCACCTCGCTCGCCTGGACCGGTCGGCTCACCCCATCCGGCACCTTCGGTGCGATACCGCGGTACTGGCAGGAGGCCGCCGACTGGCTCAACGCGCACAACACCGGGACGCCGACGCCCGGGCGGGTGCTGGTGGTACCGGGGGCGCCGTTCGCCACCCAGGTGTGGGGCACCAGCCACGACGAGCCGCTCCAGGTGCTGGGCAGCAGCCCGTGGGGAGTACGCGACTCCATCCCGCTGAACCCGCCGCAGACCATCCGGGCGCTCGATTCGGTGCAACGCTTGTTCGCGGCCGGACGCCCCTCGGCCGGCCTGGCCGATACCCTTGCCCGCCAAGGCATTTCCTATCTGGTGCTGCGGAACGATCTGGACCCCGAGACGTCGCGCTCGGCGCGGCCGATCCTGGTGCACCGCGCCATCGCCGGCTCACCCGGGCTGGCGAAGGTGGCGGAGTTCGGCGCGCCGGTGGGTCCCGGCTCGCTGGCCGGGTTCGTCAACGACAGCGGATTGCGGCCACGCTATCCGGCCCTAGAGATTTACCGAGTGATACACCGATCCGGCGGGTCGGTGGCGGCACCCTACTTCGTCGACACCGACGGGCTGCTCCGCGTCGACGGCGGGCCCGAGGTGCTGCTGCGTCTCGACGAGCGTCGGCGGCTGTCGGGTCAACCGGGGCTGGGTCCGGTGCTGATGACGGCCGACGCCCACGCGGCCGGCCTGCCGGCACCCCTGGTGACCGTCACCGACACCCCGGTGGCCCGCGAAACCGACTACGGCCGCGTCGACCAGCACTCCTCGGCGATCCGGGCGCCCGGGGACGCCCGGCACACCTACAACCGGGTGCCCGACTATCCGGTCCCCGGCGCCGACCTGGTGTACGGGGGGTGGACCGGCGGCCGCGTCACGGTGTCCAGCTCGTCGGCGGATTCCACCGCCATGCCCGACGTGGCCCCGGCCACCTCTGCGGCGGCCGCGATCGACGGCGACTCGGCAACCGCCTGGGTGTCCAACGCGCTGCAGGCCGCCGTGGGGCAATGGCTGCAGGTGGACTTCGATCATCCGGTGGCCAACGCCGTCATCACCCTGACGCCGAGTGCGACCGCCGTCGGCGCACAGATCCGGCGCATCCTGGTCGAGACCGTCACCGGCAGCACCACCCTGCGGTTCGACGAGCCGGGAAAACCGCTCACCGCGGCGCTGCCCTACGGCGAAACGCCGTGGGTGCGGGTCACCGCGGCCGCCACCGACGACGGGTCCGCGGGGGTGCAGTTCGGTATCACCGATCTGGCGATCACCCAGTACGACGCATCCGGGTTCGCCCAGCCGGTCCAGTTGCACCACACCGTGTCGGTACCCGGGCCGCCGGCGGATTCAACGATCGCGCGCTGGGACCTGGGGTCCGAACTGCTGGGCAGGCCGGGTTGCGCGCCGGCGCCCGAAACGGTGCGCTGCGCCGCGTCGATGGCCCTGGCGCCCGAGGAGCCCGTCAATTTCAGCCGCACGCTCACCGTGCCACGCCCGACGGCGGTAACCCCGACGGTGTGGGTGCGGCCCAGGCAGGGGCCCAAACTTGCCGATCTGATCGCCGAGCCGGACACCACCCGCGCTCACGGCGATTCCGATGTACTCGATGTCCTGGGCTCGGCCTACGCCGCCACCGACGGCGACCCCGCCACCGCATGGACCGCACCCCAGCGGGTGGTGCAGTACAAGTCGCCGCCGACCCTGACCCTCAGCCTGCCGCGGTCCACCGAGGTGGCCGGACTGCGCCTGCTACCCAGCCGGTCGGCGTTGCCCGCCCATCCGACGATGGTGGCCGTCGACCTGGGCGACGGGCCCCAGGTGCGTGCGGTCGATGGCGACGGCGAGCCGCAGACGCTGTCGTTACACCCCGGCGTCACCGACACGGTCACCATCAGCCTGCTCGACTGGGAAGACATCATCGACCGCAATGCGCTCGGCTTCGACCAACTCAAGCCTCCCGGGCTGGCCGAGGTGACCGCGCTCGGGGCCGACCTTAGGCCGATCGCGCCCGCGGACGCCGTGCAGAACCGATCCCGAGAGATCACCGTCGACTGTGAGCACGGCCCGGTCATCGCGGTGGCCGGCCGCTTCGTGCACACGTCGATTCGGACCACGGTGGGCGCGCTGCTGGACGGCGAACCGGTTGCCGCGCTGCCGTGCGAACGCGAGCCCATCTCGCTGCCGCCGGGCCGGCAGGAGCTGCTGATCAGCCCGGGCGCGGAATTCGTTGTCGACGGTGCCCAGCTGACAGCTCCGGAAGCAGCCGAATTACCCTCCACCGCAACGGTTCCCGCATCAACCGGGGTGTGGGGCCCGGGCCGTCGGGAGGTGCGGGCGCCCGCCTCGGCAACCTCGCGAGTGTTGGTGATACCGGAAAGCATCAACCCCGGCTGGGTAGCGCGTACCAGTAGCGGAGCCCGGCTGACCGCGGTCGTGGTCAACGGCTGGCAACAGGGCTGGGTGGTGCCCGCCGGTGATCCCGGCACCATCATCCTCACCTTCGCACCCAACTCGGTGTATCGATCGGGCCTGGCTCTCGGGCTTACGTTGCTTCCGGTGCTGGCCCTGCTCGCGCTCTGGCGGCGGCGAGGGCAGGACCTCGGCCATGCGGCCGTACGCCCTTGGATACCCGGGCCGTTGGCGGCGGTAGCGGTGCTGGCGGCGGGCGCGGCGATTGCCGGTGTGGCGGGAGTTGCCGTGGTAGGCGCCGCCTACGGGCTGCGGTATGCGCTGCGTGATCGGGAACGGTTGCTCGACTGGGTCACCACCGGATTGAGCGCGGGTGGTCTGATTCTGGCCGGGTCAGTATTGTCTCGTCATCCGTGGCGCTCGGTGGACGGCTACGCCGGCCATTCGGCGAGTGTCCAACTGCTGGCCTTGATTTCGCTCGCGGTGTTGGCCGCATCGGCGTCGATACCGGCCACGGGTGGGAGTCCCGGACTGGACCCCGAACAGGAGACTTGA
- a CDS encoding DUF2613 domain-containing protein, which yields MNRIVAPAAASVVVGLLLGAAAIFGITLMVQQDTKPPLPGGDPSSSVLNRVEYGNRS from the coding sequence ATGAACCGGATCGTCGCGCCCGCCGCCGCGAGCGTGGTGGTTGGTCTGTTGCTGGGCGCGGCCGCAATCTTCGGTATCACCCTGATGGTGCAGCAGGACACGAAGCCGCCATTACCCGGGGGCGATCCGTCGTCGTCAGTGCTCAACCGGGTCGAGTACGGCAACCGTAGCTGA
- a CDS encoding lipase maturation factor family protein, translating to MGWFSAPEYWLGRMVLERGAAVIYLTAFIAAALQFRSLIGEQGMLPVPRYVAGRSFWRTPSLFHLHYSDRLFAGGCWLGVLLSAAVVAGLADLVPLWAAMLMWLALWVLYLSIVNVGQVWYGFGWESLLLETGFLMIFLGNARVAPPILTLWLVRWLLFRVEFGAGLIKMRGDPCWRNLTCLYYHHETQPMPGPLSWFFHHLPKPLHRIEVAGNHFAQLLVPFGLFAPQPVASIAAAVIMVTQLWLVLSGNFSWLNWLTILLACSAVDQASLAAVLPVPAQPALAGPPLWFTALVFVFAAAVLILSYWPARNMLSTRQRMNMSFNPFHLVNTYGAFGTISRSRHEVVIEGTDDAAITDTTVWKEYEFKGKPGSVRRLPRQWAPYHLRLDWLMWFAAISPGYALPWMTPLLTRLLRNDPPTLTLLRHNPFPDKPPRYVRAQLYRYRFTTFQELRRNRAWWHRTLVGSYVRPMSLGRAESPPG from the coding sequence ATGGGATGGTTTTCGGCACCCGAATACTGGCTGGGCAGAATGGTGCTCGAGCGGGGCGCCGCGGTCATCTACCTGACCGCGTTCATCGCCGCCGCGCTGCAGTTCCGGTCACTCATCGGAGAGCAGGGAATGCTGCCGGTGCCGCGATATGTGGCCGGCAGGTCCTTCTGGCGAACACCGAGCCTCTTTCACCTCCACTATTCCGACCGCTTGTTCGCCGGCGGGTGCTGGCTCGGCGTCCTGCTGTCGGCGGCGGTCGTCGCCGGTTTGGCCGACTTGGTCCCGTTGTGGGCCGCCATGCTGATGTGGCTCGCACTGTGGGTGCTGTATCTGTCGATCGTCAACGTGGGCCAGGTGTGGTACGGATTCGGTTGGGAATCATTGCTACTCGAAACCGGATTCCTGATGATCTTCCTGGGCAACGCCCGGGTGGCACCGCCGATTCTGACGCTGTGGCTGGTGCGCTGGCTGCTGTTTCGGGTCGAGTTCGGCGCGGGACTGATCAAGATGCGCGGTGACCCGTGCTGGCGCAACCTCACGTGCCTGTACTACCACCATGAGACGCAACCCATGCCGGGGCCGCTGAGCTGGTTCTTCCATCACCTGCCCAAGCCGCTGCACCGTATCGAGGTGGCGGGCAACCATTTTGCGCAGCTGCTCGTGCCGTTCGGATTGTTCGCCCCGCAACCGGTCGCCAGCATTGCGGCGGCCGTCATCATGGTCACCCAGCTGTGGTTGGTGCTCTCGGGAAACTTCTCGTGGCTCAACTGGCTGACGATCCTGCTGGCATGCAGCGCGGTCGACCAGGCATCGCTGGCGGCGGTGCTGCCGGTACCTGCTCAACCCGCGCTGGCTGGACCGCCGCTGTGGTTCACCGCCCTGGTGTTCGTGTTCGCCGCGGCGGTGTTGATTCTGAGCTACTGGCCGGCACGCAACATGCTGTCCACCCGGCAGCGGATGAACATGTCGTTCAACCCCTTTCATTTGGTGAACACCTACGGCGCATTCGGCACCATCAGCCGCAGCCGCCACGAGGTGGTGATCGAGGGAACCGACGATGCAGCGATCACCGACACTACGGTGTGGAAAGAGTACGAATTCAAGGGCAAACCCGGCTCCGTGCGCCGATTGCCGCGGCAATGGGCGCCCTACCACCTACGCCTGGATTGGCTGATGTGGTTTGCCGCGATCTCTCCGGGCTACGCGTTGCCCTGGATGACGCCGTTGCTGACGCGACTGTTGCGCAACGATCCGCCGACGCTGACGTTGTTGCGGCACAACCCATTTCCTGATAAGCCGCCACGGTATGTGCGTGCTCAGCTATATCGGTACCGCTTCACCACTTTTCAGGAGCTGCGACGCAACCGCGCCTGGTGGCATCGCACGCTGGTAGGTAGCTACGTGCGGCCGATGTCGCTCGGGAGAGCCGAATCACCGCCCGGGTGA
- a CDS encoding serine/threonine-protein kinase: MVDVDSHPTQRGLVPDIPAELREAGFDDVAEIGRGGFGVVYRCAQPLLDRMVAVKVLTTDLDPENLERFLREQHAMGKLSGHPNIVTILQVGTTVSGRPFIVMPYHAKNSLESLIRSHGPLDWGETLRIGVKLAGALAAAHRAGILHRDVKPANILLTEYGEPELTDFGIARMSGGFQTATGIITGSPAFTAPEVLEGNAPTPASDLYSLGATLFCALTGHAAFERRSGEKVIAQFLRITSQPVPDLREHGLPADVAAVIERAMARDPAARPPGAAAFGDELRDVQRASGVAVDEMALPVDLGVERRTSPAAPSAVRRDTGATPTPPTPTTKYRPPVPTRSLVVRNRLLDVLRAGGRRRLVLIHAPSGFGKSTLAAQWREELGSRIPVGWLTIDDDDNNEVWFLAHLLESIRQVRPALAASLGQVLDEHGDDAARYVLTALIDEIHQNDDRLVVVIDDWHRVSDTRTIGALGFLLERGCHHLQVIVTSWSRAGLPVSKLRICDELVEIDSDALRFDVEEARSLLNDVGLGLPDGDVRALTTSTDGWVAALQLAALSLRGGADAGSLVSRISGASEMIGDFLAENVLDSLEPELLDFLLATSITERTCGGLASALAEVPRGQAMLEDVEQRGLFLQRIDNDPNWFRYHHLFAEFLRHRLERDHPDRVGQLHRVAADWFAEHDHLNEAVDHALASGDAARAVDLVEQDETNLLEQSKMTTLLEIVKKLPPRLVVSRARLQLTLAWTNVLLQRLAPAAAALKSFETALGRADLGDVTRADLRVEADVLRAVGEVFADRVDAIDHLVAEALARPDSFHPRVGGVAGSLAAFAAVHRFEFDAANRLLAWAEPYQEMMGPFAGVYAHCFGGIAARYRLDIPGALKNFREAYELGAAAGQHSYAARLASALLGELRYQTGELAEATRLLDEGYQLESEGAGVDIMIARYVTGARVKAVQGDRGAAIDRLTDGMAAAERLRLPRLAAAVNNERIRLGIAIPQEIAVRLRATRTIHQPPRGDGIATITAELDEDSGIRLLSASDSAEDQEQACRRAADLLAGIDGRRRPWAALGAQLLLVETLRATGKIDDANALAPAVVARCREHGLPGLLTDAGLG; this comes from the coding sequence ATGGTCGACGTCGATTCGCACCCGACGCAGCGGGGTCTGGTCCCCGACATCCCCGCGGAACTGCGCGAGGCGGGATTCGACGACGTCGCCGAGATCGGGCGCGGAGGTTTCGGCGTCGTATACCGGTGCGCGCAGCCGCTGCTGGACCGCATGGTCGCCGTCAAGGTGCTGACCACCGACCTGGATCCGGAGAACCTCGAGCGCTTCCTGCGTGAGCAGCATGCAATGGGCAAGCTGTCCGGCCACCCGAACATCGTGACCATCCTGCAGGTCGGCACCACGGTGAGCGGCCGGCCGTTCATCGTCATGCCCTACCACGCCAAGAATTCGCTGGAATCGCTGATCCGCAGCCATGGGCCGCTGGATTGGGGTGAGACGCTGCGCATCGGCGTGAAGCTCGCGGGCGCACTCGCGGCCGCCCATCGTGCCGGCATCCTGCACCGTGACGTCAAGCCGGCGAACATCCTGCTTACCGAGTACGGCGAACCGGAACTGACCGACTTCGGAATCGCCAGGATGTCCGGCGGCTTCCAGACCGCCACCGGGATCATCACCGGCTCGCCGGCGTTCACCGCGCCCGAAGTGCTCGAAGGCAATGCGCCCACACCGGCGTCGGATCTGTATTCCCTTGGCGCTACGCTGTTTTGCGCGCTGACCGGACACGCCGCATTCGAGCGCCGCAGCGGTGAGAAGGTCATCGCTCAGTTCCTGCGCATCACGTCGCAGCCGGTCCCGGATCTGCGGGAGCACGGACTGCCGGCTGACGTGGCCGCGGTGATCGAACGGGCGATGGCGCGCGATCCCGCGGCGCGCCCACCGGGTGCGGCGGCGTTCGGCGACGAGCTGCGCGACGTTCAACGCGCCAGCGGCGTCGCCGTCGACGAGATGGCCCTGCCCGTCGATCTGGGCGTGGAGCGCCGGACGTCGCCGGCGGCCCCCTCGGCGGTGCGGCGGGACACTGGAGCCACACCGACACCGCCGACGCCGACGACGAAGTACCGACCGCCGGTTCCGACCCGATCGCTGGTTGTCCGTAACCGGCTGCTCGACGTGTTGCGGGCGGGCGGACGGCGACGGCTGGTCCTCATCCACGCGCCCTCCGGTTTCGGCAAGAGCACGCTGGCGGCCCAGTGGCGCGAGGAGCTGGGCAGTCGGATACCCGTGGGCTGGTTGACCATCGACGACGACGACAACAACGAGGTGTGGTTTTTGGCGCACCTACTCGAGTCGATACGGCAGGTCCGCCCGGCGCTCGCCGCGTCGCTGGGACAGGTGCTCGACGAGCACGGCGACGACGCGGCCCGATATGTGCTGACCGCGCTCATCGACGAGATACACCAGAATGACGACCGGCTGGTGGTGGTCATCGACGACTGGCACCGGGTGTCGGATACCCGGACCATCGGCGCGCTCGGTTTTCTGCTCGAGCGCGGCTGCCACCATCTGCAGGTCATCGTGACCAGCTGGTCACGTGCCGGGCTACCGGTGAGCAAATTGCGGATATGCGACGAACTCGTCGAGATCGACAGTGACGCACTACGTTTCGACGTCGAGGAAGCGCGATCGCTGCTCAACGATGTCGGCCTGGGGCTGCCGGATGGTGACGTGCGGGCACTGACCACCTCGACCGACGGATGGGTCGCCGCGCTGCAATTGGCGGCGTTGTCGCTGCGCGGCGGCGCCGACGCCGGAAGCCTGGTGAGCCGGATCTCCGGTGCGAGCGAGATGATCGGCGATTTCCTCGCCGAGAACGTGCTGGACAGCCTGGAACCAGAGTTGCTCGACTTCTTGCTGGCGACATCGATCACCGAGCGCACCTGTGGTGGGCTGGCGTCCGCGCTGGCCGAGGTGCCGCGCGGGCAGGCAATGCTGGAAGACGTCGAGCAGCGCGGCCTGTTCCTGCAGCGAATCGACAACGACCCGAACTGGTTTCGCTACCATCACTTGTTCGCCGAATTCCTGCGCCACCGGCTCGAACGTGACCACCCCGACCGGGTAGGCCAACTCCATCGCGTGGCTGCGGACTGGTTCGCCGAACACGACCACCTCAACGAAGCCGTCGACCACGCGCTGGCCTCGGGCGACGCCGCCCGGGCGGTCGACCTGGTCGAGCAGGACGAGACCAACCTGCTCGAGCAATCGAAGATGACGACGCTGCTGGAAATCGTCAAGAAACTGCCGCCGCGATTGGTGGTTTCGAGAGCGCGGCTGCAGCTGACCCTGGCGTGGACGAACGTTCTGCTGCAACGGTTGGCGCCCGCCGCCGCGGCGCTGAAGTCATTCGAGACGGCACTGGGTCGCGCTGATCTCGGCGACGTGACGCGGGCAGATCTGCGGGTGGAGGCCGACGTGCTGCGTGCAGTCGGAGAGGTCTTCGCCGACAGGGTGGACGCCATCGATCATCTGGTTGCCGAGGCACTGGCACGGCCGGACAGCTTCCATCCGCGGGTGGGCGGCGTGGCGGGAAGCCTGGCAGCGTTCGCCGCAGTCCACCGTTTCGAATTCGACGCCGCGAATCGGCTACTCGCGTGGGCGGAGCCCTACCAGGAGATGATGGGCCCCTTCGCCGGCGTGTACGCACATTGCTTCGGCGGCATCGCTGCCAGGTATAGGCTCGACATTCCCGGCGCCCTGAAGAATTTCCGGGAAGCCTACGAGTTGGGCGCGGCGGCGGGACAGCACTCCTACGCGGCGCGGCTCGCCAGCGCCCTTCTCGGCGAATTGCGCTACCAGACCGGCGAATTGGCCGAGGCCACCCGTTTGCTCGACGAGGGCTACCAGCTGGAGTCCGAGGGTGCCGGAGTCGACATCATGATCGCCAGGTACGTGACGGGTGCAAGAGTCAAGGCAGTGCAAGGGGATCGCGGTGCCGCGATCGATCGCCTCACCGATGGAATGGCGGCGGCGGAGCGGCTGCGGCTGCCGAGGCTGGCGGCCGCCGTCAACAATGAGCGAATCCGGCTGGGTATCGCGATCCCGCAGGAGATCGCGGTCCGGTTGCGCGCGACCCGCACCATTCATCAGCCTCCCCGTGGCGACGGAATCGCCACGATCACCGCCGAACTCGACGAGGACTCCGGCATTCGCCTGTTATCGGCGAGCGACTCGGCAGAGGACCAGGAGCAGGCATGCCGGCGTGCCGCCGATCTGCTTGCCGGCATCGACGGCAGGCGACGGCCCTGGGCGGCATTGGGTGCGCAGCTGCTGCTAGTCGAAACACTCAGGGCAACAGGGAAAATCGACGACGCCAACGCCCTGGCGCCCGCGGTCGTCGCGCGCTGCCGCGAACACGGACTGCCGGGGCTGCTTACGGACGCGGGACTCGGCTGA